One window of the Babesia microti strain RI chromosome IV, complete genome genome contains the following:
- a CDS encoding ubiquinone biosynthesis methyltransferase (overlaps_old_locusTagID:BBM_III06695) has product MDKLYNVRDIFKSVASKYDFMNDLMSFGVHRFWKDCLVGLLEPKLISHWQSVERCLLSSNRGRILKARVPKLSIIDLAGGTGDIAFRINDLSNHLAFKTANGFQYHCEYSRKFYPKISIVDVSEEMIAEGKRRYRDQYGGQTGVTEWLGNSDETGNVEWILGPAEEIPLEDSSADIITIAFGARNFDNLSQGLLECKRVLKPNGELYILEFSKCKLPVLSALYSVYSHLVIPKMGKVVANDEDAYQYLVDSIEAFPGQLDFAKIIEDCGFHEVSHLDLSGGIVAIHKAVKR; this is encoded by the coding sequence ATGGATAAGTTATACAACGTGAGGGACATATTTAAGAGTGTTGCATCAAAATACGATTTTATGAATGACCTTATGAGTTTTGGTGTACATAGGTTTTGGAAGGATTGTCTAGTTGGTCTATTGGAGCCAAAACTGATATCGCACTGGCAGAGTGTAGAGAGGTGTTTACTTTCAAGCAATAGGGGACGAATTTTAAAGGCCAGGGTACCAAAGTTGAGCATAATAGACCTGGCAGGAGGGACTGGCGACATAGCCTTTAGAATAAATGACCTATCCAACCACCTTGCGTTTAAAACTGCCAATGgttttcaatatcattgcGAATATTCACGGAAATTCTAcccaaaaatatcaattgtaGATGTATCAGAGGAAATGATCGCCGAAGGCAAGAGAAGGTATAGAGACCAGTACGGCGGTCAGACGGGCGTAACGGAATGGTTGGGCAATTCAGATGAAACAGGTAACGTCGAATGGATCCTTGGTCCTGCAGAAGAAATTCCACTAGAAGATTCATCGGCAGATATTATCACAATCGCATTTGGTGCGAGGAactttgataatttaagCCAAGGGTTGTTAGAATGCAAACGGGTACTTAAGCCAAACGGCGAACTTTACATTCTAGAATTCAGTAAATGCAAATTACCGGTACTTTCTGCGCTTTATAGCGTGTATTCCCACTTGGTGATTCCAAAGATGGGGAAAGTGGTTGCCAACGATGAAGACGCATACCAATACCTAGTGGACTCGATAGAAGCGTTCCCTGGACAACTAGATTttgctaaaattattgaagaTTGTGGTTTTCATGAAGTATCCCACTTGGATTTATCCGGAGGGATTGTTGCGATACACAAGGCTGTCAAGAGATAG